The proteins below are encoded in one region of Segatella copri:
- the cls gene encoding cardiolipin synthase gives MIYFHWIYLLLYVVITVPAIITVLMDNRQPAKTMAWILVFFFIPFVGIIFYFFFGQNTRKERLISDRSMDQLTKRSMLEFVEQENLHLPDSNKPLMNLFANQSWALPFKDNQVDIYTDGYDFFLTLLYNIGQAKHHIHLDTYIFEADALGYLIADALIDKAEQGVEVRLIYDDVGCWKVKNEFFERMRDAGIDIHSFMPVRFPAFTSKVNYRNHRKLCVIDGKVGFIGGMNIALRYVKGDKKQAWRDTHLRIEGGGVYAIQRAFLVDWYFVDRTLVTNRQYYPPVSAHIRNNCLVQIVTSSPISPWPDIMQGYVRILLQAQKYVYMETPYFLPTEPVLFAMRTAALAGVDIRLMLPRHADAKLVEWASRSYVMEAIEAGVKVYLYTAGFNHSKLLVSDDNLCTIGSTNIDFRSFENNFEANAFFFDEGMAQRVKAVYLRDEAKSILVDDVSYFVKRPFLQRLFESTVRLLSPLL, from the coding sequence ATGATTTATTTTCACTGGATATATCTGTTGCTTTATGTCGTGATAACCGTTCCGGCTATCATTACCGTCTTGATGGACAATCGTCAACCCGCCAAGACGATGGCATGGATATTGGTCTTCTTCTTCATCCCCTTTGTGGGTATCATCTTCTATTTCTTCTTCGGACAGAATACCCGCAAGGAACGGCTTATCAGCGACCGCAGCATGGACCAGCTCACCAAGCGCTCCATGCTCGAGTTCGTAGAGCAGGAGAATCTTCACCTGCCAGACAGCAATAAACCGCTGATGAATCTCTTTGCCAACCAGAGTTGGGCGCTGCCTTTTAAAGATAATCAGGTGGATATTTATACCGATGGCTACGATTTCTTCCTTACCTTATTATATAATATAGGACAGGCAAAGCATCATATTCATCTCGATACCTATATCTTCGAAGCCGATGCCTTGGGATATCTGATAGCTGATGCCTTGATCGATAAGGCGGAGCAGGGAGTGGAAGTGCGACTGATTTATGATGATGTAGGCTGCTGGAAGGTGAAGAATGAATTCTTTGAACGTATGCGTGATGCAGGCATTGATATACATTCGTTCATGCCAGTCCGCTTTCCGGCTTTTACGAGTAAGGTAAACTATCGTAACCACCGCAAACTCTGTGTCATAGATGGTAAGGTGGGCTTTATCGGCGGCATGAATATAGCTCTGCGCTATGTGAAGGGTGATAAGAAACAGGCTTGGCGCGATACGCATCTCCGTATTGAGGGCGGTGGCGTTTACGCCATTCAGAGAGCCTTTCTGGTAGACTGGTATTTCGTAGACCGTACATTGGTTACCAATCGCCAGTATTATCCGCCGGTCAGTGCGCATATCCGCAACAATTGTCTCGTACAGATAGTTACGAGCAGTCCTATCAGTCCTTGGCCTGACATTATGCAGGGCTATGTCCGCATCCTGCTTCAGGCCCAGAAGTATGTGTATATGGAAACGCCTTATTTCCTGCCAACTGAACCCGTATTGTTTGCCATGCGAACAGCAGCTCTGGCGGGTGTGGATATCCGTCTGATGTTGCCCCGTCATGCTGATGCCAAACTGGTAGAGTGGGCATCACGTTCGTATGTGATGGAGGCGATAGAGGCTGGCGTAAAGGTTTATCTCTATACGGCAGGCTTTAATCATAGTAAATTGCTGGTGAGTGATGATAATCTCTGTACGATAGGCAGTACGAATATCGACTTCCGAAGTTTTGAGAATAATTTCGAAGCGAATGCGTTCTTCTTTGATGAGGGGATGGCGCAGCGCGTGAAGGCTGTCTATCTGCGGGATGAGGCGAAGAGCATCCTGGTAGATGATGTATCTTATTTCGTAAAACGTCCGTTCCTGCAGCGTCTTTTCGAGAGTACGGTAAGATTACTCTCGCCGCTGTTGTAA
- the dnaG gene encoding DNA primase → MIDRPTIAKIMDATKIEEVVSEFVTLKKRGINYVGLCPFHNDSNPSFSVSPTRGICHCFTCGKGGNAINFLMELEQMTYPDALRWLAKKYKIEIQERELTNEEKQRESERESMFIVNDWAAKYFQDILLHDVDGIAIGMAYFRGRGFRDDIIRKFQLGFALPKRTALAEAAKAAGYNPKYLVDTGLCFKVDKDEAGNKSGEDKILDRFSGRAIFPWFSVSGKVVAFGGRVLDSRTKGISQKYVNSPDSVIYHKERELYGLYQAKKAIAKEDCVFMVEGYTDVISMHQCGIENVVANSGTALSVHQIRLLHRFTSNIVLLYDGDNAGIHAALRGTDMLLEEEMNVKVLFLPDGNDPDSFARSHSAEEFRRYIQENQTDFIQFKTDILLRGVTDPVKRSQAINSIVESISKIKNQITRASYITDCSHRLGVNEAIIVNALNNFVRNGMSEQVKAERRAAGLKDSTVAAAQQAQSVMRAVTPLDKLLEVEGLLVQLIIHHGDQLITVQDVDGNDVEVAVAQYISLDLGGDGFKFHNDLYNQIMQEAVEHLEKEDDFVAETYFANHPNPEISRLAGLPTGDQEVSTASLQMKMSADKLRQFVFKDILSFRTHYIAQRIIEVQQEFAKNPTNRELLQEFMKLKQMNTLLASQANNIFN, encoded by the coding sequence ATGATAGACAGACCGACGATAGCAAAAATTATGGATGCCACCAAGATAGAAGAGGTGGTATCTGAATTTGTTACGCTCAAGAAGCGTGGCATCAATTATGTCGGCTTGTGTCCTTTTCATAACGATTCCAATCCATCTTTCTCTGTATCTCCAACAAGAGGTATCTGTCATTGCTTTACCTGTGGAAAGGGAGGCAATGCAATCAACTTTCTGATGGAACTGGAACAGATGACCTATCCCGATGCCCTTCGCTGGCTCGCCAAGAAATATAAAATAGAGATTCAGGAACGGGAACTGACCAACGAAGAAAAACAGCGCGAGAGCGAAAGAGAATCCATGTTTATCGTCAACGATTGGGCGGCGAAATATTTCCAGGATATTCTCTTGCATGATGTGGATGGCATCGCTATCGGTATGGCTTATTTCCGAGGAAGAGGTTTCAGGGATGATATCATCAGAAAATTCCAGTTGGGTTTTGCGCTCCCTAAGCGTACTGCTCTTGCTGAGGCGGCTAAGGCGGCTGGCTATAATCCGAAGTATCTGGTTGATACGGGACTCTGCTTCAAGGTGGATAAGGACGAAGCCGGCAATAAGTCGGGGGAGGATAAGATTCTTGACCGTTTCTCGGGCAGAGCCATCTTCCCCTGGTTCAGCGTGAGCGGCAAGGTGGTGGCTTTTGGCGGACGAGTTCTCGACAGCAGAACCAAAGGCATCAGCCAGAAATATGTCAACTCGCCTGATAGCGTTATCTATCATAAGGAGCGCGAACTCTATGGACTCTATCAGGCCAAGAAGGCGATAGCCAAGGAGGATTGTGTCTTTATGGTGGAAGGATACACCGATGTTATCTCGATGCATCAGTGTGGCATCGAAAATGTAGTGGCCAACTCGGGTACAGCGCTGAGCGTGCATCAGATTAGATTGCTGCACCGCTTTACCAGTAACATCGTTCTTCTCTATGACGGCGATAATGCGGGTATTCATGCTGCGCTGCGAGGTACCGATATGCTGCTTGAAGAAGAGATGAACGTAAAGGTTCTCTTCCTCCCTGATGGTAATGACCCTGACAGTTTCGCCCGCAGTCATTCGGCAGAGGAATTCAGAAGATATATTCAGGAGAATCAGACCGACTTCATACAGTTTAAGACCGATATTCTGCTACGCGGCGTGACAGACCCTGTAAAGCGAAGCCAGGCTATCAATTCGATTGTAGAGAGCATCTCGAAAATCAAGAATCAGATAACGCGCGCTTCTTATATCACCGACTGTTCTCACCGTTTGGGCGTGAACGAGGCAATTATCGTGAATGCCTTGAATAATTTTGTGCGAAACGGTATGAGTGAGCAGGTAAAGGCAGAGCGACGTGCTGCGGGATTGAAAGATTCGACTGTAGCGGCAGCGCAGCAGGCGCAATCGGTGATGAGAGCGGTTACCCCACTGGATAAACTCCTGGAGGTAGAAGGACTTCTGGTACAGTTGATTATTCATCATGGCGACCAACTCATCACGGTACAGGATGTAGACGGAAATGATGTGGAGGTAGCTGTGGCCCAGTATATCAGTCTTGATTTGGGTGGAGATGGCTTTAAGTTTCATAATGATTTATATAATCAGATTATGCAGGAGGCTGTGGAGCATCTCGAAAAAGAAGATGATTTTGTCGCCGAAACTTATTTTGCCAATCATCCGAATCCGGAAATCAGCAGGTTGGCAGGTTTGCCTACAGGTGACCAGGAGGTATCTACGGCTAGTCTGCAGATGAAGATGAGCGCCGATAAGCTCCGTCAGTTTGTCTTTAAAGACATCTTGAGCTTCCGTACTCATTATATTGCTCAGCGTATTATTGAGGTTCAGCAGGAGTTTGCCAAGAATCCGACCAATCGTGAACTGCTGCAGGAGTTTATGAAACTCAAGCAGATGAACACGCTTCTGGCGAGTCAGGCAAACAATATCTTCAATTAA